From a region of the Pseudomonas fulva 12-X genome:
- a CDS encoding mandelate racemase family protein — translation MKITQVNVEVFTYPTRRSVDAAGHAHPGEESLAKMAMLRVATEDGTEGYAFGAPELIRPHIIDSFVRKVLIGQNALDREKIWQDLAHWQRGSASQLTDRALALVEQALWDWAGRKFKQPVHKLIGGYRDKVLAYGSTMCGDDLPGGLSTPEEYGRFAEQLVARGYKAIKLHTWMPPISFAPDPKMDVRACAAVREAVGPDIALMLDGYHWYSRTDALYIGRELEKLDFAWFEEPMMEESAESYAWLAANLDIPVLGPESLGGKYMSRASWVGQGACDILRAGVAGVGGIAPCLKVAHLAEAYGMHCEIHGNGAANLAVVGAIKNCDWYERGLLHPFLEYDDVPAYLNSIVDPMDSDGYVHLPDRPGLGEDINFAYIETNTVNRY, via the coding sequence ATGAAGATCACTCAGGTCAATGTCGAGGTTTTCACCTATCCCACCCGCCGCAGCGTCGATGCGGCCGGCCATGCCCACCCGGGCGAAGAGTCCCTGGCCAAGATGGCCATGCTGCGCGTCGCTACCGAGGACGGCACTGAAGGCTATGCCTTCGGGGCGCCCGAACTGATTCGTCCGCACATCATCGACAGCTTCGTGCGTAAGGTACTGATCGGCCAGAACGCCCTGGACCGCGAGAAGATCTGGCAGGACCTGGCCCATTGGCAGCGCGGCAGTGCCAGTCAGTTGACCGACCGCGCTCTGGCGCTGGTCGAGCAGGCGCTGTGGGACTGGGCAGGGCGCAAGTTCAAGCAGCCGGTACACAAGCTCATCGGCGGCTATCGCGACAAGGTGCTGGCCTACGGCTCGACCATGTGTGGCGACGACCTGCCGGGCGGCCTGTCGACCCCGGAAGAGTACGGCCGCTTCGCCGAGCAACTGGTTGCCCGCGGCTACAAGGCGATCAAGCTGCACACCTGGATGCCGCCTATCTCCTTCGCGCCGGATCCGAAGATGGACGTGCGCGCCTGCGCCGCGGTGCGCGAGGCGGTCGGCCCGGACATCGCGCTGATGCTCGACGGCTACCACTGGTACAGCCGTACCGACGCGCTGTACATCGGTCGTGAGCTGGAGAAGCTCGACTTCGCCTGGTTCGAAGAGCCGATGATGGAAGAGTCCGCCGAATCCTACGCGTGGCTGGCGGCCAACCTGGACATCCCGGTGCTGGGCCCGGAATCCCTCGGTGGCAAGTACATGAGCCGTGCCAGCTGGGTCGGGCAGGGCGCCTGTGACATTCTGCGCGCCGGTGTGGCCGGGGTCGGCGGTATCGCACCGTGCCTGAAGGTCGCGCACCTGGCCGAAGCCTACGGCATGCACTGCGAGATCCACGGTAACGGTGCCGCCAACCTGGCGGTGGTCGGCGCCATCAAGAACTGCGACTGGTACGAGCGCGGCCTGCTGCACCCGTTCCTCGAGTACGACGACGTGCCGGCCTACCTGAACAGCATCGTCGACCCGATGGACAGCGACGGCTACGTGCACCTGCCGGATCGTCCGGGCCTCGGTGAGGACATCAACTTCGCCTACATCGAGACCAACACCGTCAACCGCTACTGA
- a CDS encoding YqaE/Pmp3 family membrane protein, translated as MDLIRILIAIILPPLGVFLQVGFAGAFWLNILLTLLGYFPGIIHAVYIIAKR; from the coding sequence ATGGATCTGATCCGCATTCTGATCGCCATTATCCTCCCGCCGTTGGGGGTGTTCCTGCAGGTCGGCTTCGCTGGCGCCTTCTGGCTGAACATCCTGCTCACGCTGCTTGGTTACTTCCCGGGCATCATTCATGCGGTTTACATCATCGCCAAGCGCTGA
- a CDS encoding NADPH-dependent FMN reductase has protein sequence MSKTYNVAVLVGSLRKASINRKLALALADLAPQHLKLNIVEIGELPLYNEDIDVDPAPAAYTAFRNALKAADAVLFVTPEYNRTIPAPMKNAVDVASRPYGQSALSGKPAGVVSASPGAIGGFGANHHLRQALVFLDMPVLQQPEAYLGGAGNFFDENGKLSDSIKPFLQKYIDTFAAWVEKTAKS, from the coding sequence ATGAGCAAAACGTACAACGTGGCCGTACTGGTCGGCAGCCTGCGCAAAGCGTCGATCAACCGCAAGCTGGCACTGGCACTCGCCGATCTGGCGCCGCAGCACTTGAAACTGAATATCGTCGAAATCGGTGAGCTGCCGCTTTACAACGAAGACATCGACGTCGATCCGGCTCCGGCCGCCTACACCGCCTTTCGCAATGCGCTCAAAGCCGCTGATGCGGTGCTGTTCGTGACCCCTGAATATAACCGCACGATTCCAGCGCCGATGAAGAACGCCGTGGATGTCGCCTCGCGGCCCTATGGGCAGAGCGCCCTGAGCGGCAAGCCGGCCGGCGTGGTCAGCGCCTCGCCGGGCGCCATCGGCGGCTTCGGCGCCAACCATCATCTACGCCAGGCCCTGGTGTTTCTCGACATGCCGGTACTGCAACAGCCCGAGGCCTACCTAGGCGGCGCCGGTAACTTCTTCGATGAAAACGGCAAGCTGAGCGACAGCATCAAGCCCTTCCTGCAGAAGTACATCGACACCTTTGCGGCCTGGGTGGAGAAAACAGCAAAGTCGTAA